A part of Cotesia glomerata isolate CgM1 linkage group LG4, MPM_Cglom_v2.3, whole genome shotgun sequence genomic DNA contains:
- the LOC123262913 gene encoding histone-lysine N-methyltransferase E(z) isoform X6: MAATWRRHVRYEYRKIIKSRESSIKNVNNLWKDNKSKIEEFKIELNECQRRNEWQVGGSKKAKCVDIAKIESVNEDVEAQNCSIVKFYPVEAIPPSYFWTPIRENVRVDDEVVLNHLPHMGDEIFKDDDTFLIDLLKHYRGKVHGKSGVLDDDLFLELVNSLIKYDNSSLDTPKIKCNAIVKVTRMPSPDIFNAISAVFIDKGTPKDFLKKYLHLTKALNPSVALAPPNIDGVDCKSLSRKEALSSYQKYLCRRCFKYNCLLHRTKDSLDRNKLIGPRLEIFKEPCGFESLKCEDSETEIIAEKDVKINKHTKFTLSKIDERREIWTGSEETLFRAVYPAFPGNPCAVAQIILTKTCQDVYEFALQEGHDIPPETTEKLSPPRVVKTNQSVWSIRRRKKQLMKNKDKSYLCGYEPCDHPDKKCDELCSCVSTQNFCEKYCKCSKECQNRYPGCNCKAQCNTKQCSCFIAMRECDPDLCRTCGAHQFDVSKMTCRNVGVQRGLQKHLLLAPSDVAGWGIFLKDSAVKNEFIAEYCGEIISQDEADRRGKIYDKNRSSYLFNLNNDFVVDATRKGNKIRFANHSINPNCCAKVIMVNGDHKIKIFAKRDIQPGEELFLDYRYGKTEQLKFVGIELKD, translated from the exons atggcaGCTACATGGAGAAGACATGTGAGATATGagtatagaaaaataattaaatcgcGAGAGTCGAGTATTAAgaatgttaataatttgtgGAAAGATAATAAGAGTAAAATTGAAg aatttaAAATCGAATTGAATGAATGTCAACGTAGAAATGAATGGCAAGTGGGTGGTAGTAAAAAAGCAAAGTGTGTTGACATAGCGAAAATAGAGTCTGTCAATGAAGATGTTGAAGCACAAAATTGCTCTATCGTTAAATTTTATCCAGTTGAAGCTATTCCTCCTTCGTATTTCTGGACGCCGATAAGAGAAAACGTCAGAGTAGACGATGAAGTTGTCTTGAATCATCTTCCTCACATGggagatgaaatttttaaggatGATGACACTTTTCTTATTGATTTACTCAAACACTACCGAGGCAAG gtCCACGGAAAATCGGGAGTGTTAGATGacgatttatttttagaactagttaattctttaattaaatatgacAATTCTTCATTAGATACTccgaaaataaaatgtaacgCTATTGTTAAAGTAACGCGAATGCCATCTCCTGATATCTTCaat GCAATATCCGCggtatttattgataaagGAACACCAAAAGACTTCTTGAAGAAATATTTACATCTGACAAAAGCATTAAACCCATCAGTAGCATTAGCTCCGCCGAATATTGATGGTGTCGACTGCAAAAGTTTATCAAGAAAAGAAGCGCTGAGTTCTTATCAGAAATATTTGTGTCGAAGATGTTTCAAATATAATTGTCTTCTTCATC gtACTAAAGACAGCTTGGAccgaaataaattaataggaCCGAgacttgaaatatttaaagaaccTTGCG gTTTCGAGTCTTTAAAATGCGAGGATTCAGAAACAGAAATAATAGCAGAGAAAGAcgttaaaataaacaaacatacaAAGTTTACATTATCAAAGATTGATGAGAGAAGAGAAATATGGACCGGTTCGGAAGAAACTCTTTTCCGTGCCGTCTATCCAGCATTCCCAGGGAACCCATGTGCAGTAGCTCAAATAATTCTAACAAAAACATGTCAAGACGTGTACGAATTTGCATTACAAGAAGGCCATGATATTCCTCCCGAGACAACAGAGAAACTGAGTCCTCCGCGGGTCGTAAAAACGAATCAAAGCGTCTGGTCAATACGGCGCAGAAAGAAACAActgatgaaaaataaagacAAGAGTTATTTATGCGGGTACGAGCCGTGTGATCATCCGGATAAGAAGTGTGACGAATTGTGTTCGTGCGTTAGCACCCAGAATTTCTGCGAAAAGTACTGCAAGTGCTCGAAAGAATGCCAGAATAGATATCCCGGGTGTAATTGCAAAGCACAATGTAATACGAAGCAGTGTTCTTGCTTTATCGCGATGCGTGAATGCGACCCGGATCTGTGTCGGACTTGCGGCGCTCACCAGTTTGATGTCTCCAAGATGACCTGTAGAAATGTTGGAGTCCAACGGGGACTGCAAAAGCATCTTCTGCTGGCACCGTCGGACGTCGCAGGCTGGGGAATTTTTCTCAAGGACTCCGCGGTCAAAAACGAGTTCATTGCAGAGTACTGCGGTGAAATTATCAGTCAGGATGAAGCTGATAGAAgaggaaaaatttatgataaaaataggTCCAGTTATCTTTTTAATCTTAATAAtg attttgtGGTAGATGCAACGCGCAAGGGCAACAAAATTAGGTTCGCTAATCACTCGATCAACCCCAACTGCTGCGCGAAGGTAATAATGGTTAATGGTGACcacaagattaaaattttcgcGAAACGGGATATTCAACCCGGcgaagaattatttttagactACAG ATATGGAAAAACAGAACAGCTAAAATTCGTGGGAATCGAGCTCAAAGATTAA
- the LOC123262913 gene encoding histone-lysine N-methyltransferase E(z) isoform X2 — MSKVKVTAEWKKRVRSEYMRLRQMKRYKRADEVKIAWNQNRKVMTDLLVTEQKRWADGKATWVTMQDVPAHVSCMKKAEVTSSESENQTCPVKIINAVTPIPTMYTWAPIQQNFMVEDETVLHNIPYMGDEILDQDGTFIEELIKNYDGKVHGDRESGFMDDSIFIDLVKALITYEKEDKEREPTRKVRDKEDKDKKEDARGDKTDTKDIKPVGRSPTMQIFNAISSMFPDKGSPVELKEKYIELTERSDPNVLPPECTPNIDGINAKSVPREQVMHSFHTLFCRRCFKYDCFLHPSREASPQGLQVCHPGPNLQKRKGPDLKPFSEPCGSECYMHLEGVKEKLAAQAADNKDDEGDDKRGPRKVRKQASVDSGNEASSEDSNDSNKYSQNGNCQVKISPTDFKQNVNHESEKTEKTEEEDQAQPDHQSPFMLLGLDKRTKQESQFTWTGSEQSVFRALYKAFPGNPCALAQIMLTKTCKEVYEFAQKEAHDIPAVESLKDYTPPRKKKKKHRLWSMHCRKIQLKKDSGANHVHNFAPCDHPGRPCDNSCPCIQAQNFCEKFCQCSTECQNRFPGCRCKAQCNTKQCPCYLAVRECDPDLCQTCGADQFQVTQISCKNVSVQRGLHKHLLMAPSDVAGWGIFLKESAVKNEFISEYCGEIISQDEADRRGKVYDKYMCSFLFNLNNDFVVDATRKGNKIRFANHSINPNCYAKVMMVNGDHRIGIFAKRAIQPGEELFFDYRYGKTEQLKFVGIELKD, encoded by the exons atgtcaaaagtaAAAGTTACTGCGGAATGGAAAAAAAGAGTGAGATCGGAATACATGAGACTCCGCCAAATGAAAAGATACAAGCGTGCTGATGAAGTGAAAATAGCATGGAATCAAAATCGCAAAGTTATGAcag atcTGCTGGTGACAGAGCAAAAGCGCTGGGCAGATGGCAAAGCAACGTGGGTGACCATGCAAGATGTCCCAGCTCACGTGTCCTGCATGAAAAAAGCCGAAGTGACGAGCTCTGAATCCGAAAACCAGACTTGTCCGGTTAAAATCATCAACGCAGTTACTCCCATTCCTACTATGTACACTTGGGCTCCAATCCAGCAGAATTTCATGGTGGAAGACGAAACCGTGCTGCATAATATTCCGTACATGGGCGACGAGATTCTTGACCAGGATGGGACGTTCATCGAagaacttattaaaaattatgacggcaag gttcACGGTGACAGAGAGTCAGGTTTTATGGACGACTCAATATTCATTGATCTCGTAAAAGCATTGATTACCTACGAAAAAGAGGACAAAGAACGCGAGCCAACACGCAAAGTTCGTGATAAAGAGGATAAAGATAAGAAAGAAGACGCTCGTGGGGATAAAACGGACACCAAGGATATAAAACCTGTAGGACGTTCTCCAACCATGCAAATTTTCAac gcCATCTCAAGCATGTTTCCTGACAAAGGAAGTCCAGTTGAGTTGAAGGAAAAATACATCGAATTAACCGAACGCTCAGATCCAAATGTACTTCCTCCAGAGTGTACTCCAAACATTGACGGTATCAATGCTAAGAGTGTACCAAGAGAACAAGTCATGCATTCATTCCACACGCTGTTTTGTCGCAGATGTTTTAAATATGATTGTTTCTTACATc CATCCAGGGAAGCATCACCGCAAG gcTTACAAGTTTGTCATCCGGGACCGAATCTGCAGAAGAGAAAGGGACCAGATTTGAAACCGTTCTCCGAGCCGTGTGGAAGCGAGTGTTATATGCATCTAGAGGGAGTGAAGGAAAAATTAGCGGCTCAGGCTGCTGATAATAAGGATGACGAAGGTGATGATAAACGCGGACCACGGAAGGTGAGGAAACAGGCGAGTGTTGATTCTGGCAATGAGGCTAGCAGTGAGGACAGCAATGACAGTAATAAGTACAGTCAGAATGGAAATTGTCAAG TTAAAATTTCGCCAACAGATTTCAAGCAAAATGTAAACCACGAATCtgaaaaaacagaaaaaaccGAAGAAGAAGATCAAGCACAACCAGACCACCAGTCGCCATTTATGCTCCTGGGTCTGGACAAGCGTACAAAGCAAGAGAGTCAATTTACATGGACTGGATCGGAGCAAAGTGTCTTCCGAGCTCTCTACAAAGCATTCCCCGGTAACCCATGTGCTCTCGCTCAAATAATGTTAACCAAAACTTGCAAAGAGGTTTACGAATTCGCGCAAAAAGAGGCTCACGACATTCCAGCAGTGGAGAGTCTTAAAGATTACACTCCACCGCgcaagaagaagaagaagcaCCGTCTCTGGTCAATGCACTGCAGGAAAATCCAGCTGAAGAAAGATTCGGGTGCGAACCACGTTCACAACTTTGCACCTTGCGACCATCCCGGTAGACCTTGTGACAACTCGTGTCCTTGCATCCAAGCCCAGAATTTCTGCGAGAAATTCTGCCAGTGCTCCACAGAGTGCCAGAACAGATTCCCCGGCTGTCGCTGCAAAGCGCAGTGTAATACCAAGCAGTGTCCTTGCTATCTTGCTGTGCGAGAGTGTGATCCTGATTTGTGTCAGACTTGCGGAGCTGATCAGTTCCAAGTCACTCAGATATCCTGCAAAAATGTCAGCGTCCAGCGTGGACTCCACAAGCATCTTTTGATGGCGCCGTCGGATGTCGCAGGCTGGGGAATTTTCCTCAAGGAGTCGGCTGTTAAGAATGAATTTATCTCGGAGTATTGCGGAGAAATTATCAGTCAGGATGAAGCTGATAGAAGGGGAAAGGTCTACGATAAATATATGTGCAGTTTTCTCTTCAATCTTAATAAtg attttgtGGTGGATGCAACGCGCAAGGGCAACAAAATCAGGTTCGCTAATCACTCGATCAACCCCAACTGCTACGCGAAGGTAATGATGGTCAACGGTGACCACAGGATTGGAATTTTCGCCAAGCGGGCTATTCAACCCGGCGAAGAATTATTCTTCGACTACAG ATATGGAAAAACAGAACAGCTAAAATTCGTGGGAATCGAGCTCAAAGATTAA
- the LOC123262913 gene encoding histone-lysine N-methyltransferase E(z) isoform X3, with the protein MSKVKVTAEWKKRVRSEYMRLRQMKRYKRADEVKIAWNQNRKVMTDLLVTEQKRWADGKATWVTMQDVPAHVSCMKKAEVTSSESENQTCPVKIINAVTPIPTMYTWAPIQQNFMVEDETVLHNIPYMGDEILDQDGTFIEELIKNYDGKVHGDRESGFMDDSIFIDLVKALITYEKEDKEREPTRKVRDKEDKDKKEDARGDKTDTKDIKPVGRSPTMQIFNAISSMFPDKGSPVELKEKYIELTERSDPNVLPPECTPNIDGINAKSVPREQVMHSFHTLFCRRCFKYDCFLHPSREASPQGLQVCHPGPNLQKRKGPDLKPFSEPCGSECYMHLEGVKEKLAAQAADNKDDEGDDKRGPRKVRKQASVDSGNEASSEDSNDSNKYSQNGNCQDFKQNVNHESEKTEKTEEEDQAQPDHQSPFMLLGLDKRTKQESQFTWTGSEQSVFRALYKAFPGNPCALAQIMLTKTCKEVYEFAQKEAHDIPAVESLKDYTPPRKKKKKHRLWSMHCRKIQLKKDSGANHVHNFAPCDHPGRPCDNSCPCIQAQNFCEKFCQCSTECQNRFPGCRCKAQCNTKQCPCYLAVRECDPDLCQTCGADQFQVTQISCKNVSVQRGLHKHLLMAPSDVAGWGIFLKESAVKNEFISEYCGEIISQDEADRRGKVYDKYMCSFLFNLNNDFVVDATRKGNKIRFANHSINPNCYAKVMMVNGDHRIGIFAKRAIQPGEELFFDYRYGPTEQLKFVGIEREMEFL; encoded by the exons atgtcaaaagtaAAAGTTACTGCGGAATGGAAAAAAAGAGTGAGATCGGAATACATGAGACTCCGCCAAATGAAAAGATACAAGCGTGCTGATGAAGTGAAAATAGCATGGAATCAAAATCGCAAAGTTATGAcag atcTGCTGGTGACAGAGCAAAAGCGCTGGGCAGATGGCAAAGCAACGTGGGTGACCATGCAAGATGTCCCAGCTCACGTGTCCTGCATGAAAAAAGCCGAAGTGACGAGCTCTGAATCCGAAAACCAGACTTGTCCGGTTAAAATCATCAACGCAGTTACTCCCATTCCTACTATGTACACTTGGGCTCCAATCCAGCAGAATTTCATGGTGGAAGACGAAACCGTGCTGCATAATATTCCGTACATGGGCGACGAGATTCTTGACCAGGATGGGACGTTCATCGAagaacttattaaaaattatgacggcaag gttcACGGTGACAGAGAGTCAGGTTTTATGGACGACTCAATATTCATTGATCTCGTAAAAGCATTGATTACCTACGAAAAAGAGGACAAAGAACGCGAGCCAACACGCAAAGTTCGTGATAAAGAGGATAAAGATAAGAAAGAAGACGCTCGTGGGGATAAAACGGACACCAAGGATATAAAACCTGTAGGACGTTCTCCAACCATGCAAATTTTCAac gcCATCTCAAGCATGTTTCCTGACAAAGGAAGTCCAGTTGAGTTGAAGGAAAAATACATCGAATTAACCGAACGCTCAGATCCAAATGTACTTCCTCCAGAGTGTACTCCAAACATTGACGGTATCAATGCTAAGAGTGTACCAAGAGAACAAGTCATGCATTCATTCCACACGCTGTTTTGTCGCAGATGTTTTAAATATGATTGTTTCTTACATc CATCCAGGGAAGCATCACCGCAAG gcTTACAAGTTTGTCATCCGGGACCGAATCTGCAGAAGAGAAAGGGACCAGATTTGAAACCGTTCTCCGAGCCGTGTGGAAGCGAGTGTTATATGCATCTAGAGGGAGTGAAGGAAAAATTAGCGGCTCAGGCTGCTGATAATAAGGATGACGAAGGTGATGATAAACGCGGACCACGGAAGGTGAGGAAACAGGCGAGTGTTGATTCTGGCAATGAGGCTAGCAGTGAGGACAGCAATGACAGTAATAAGTACAGTCAGAATGGAAATTGTCAAG ATTTCAAGCAAAATGTAAACCACGAATCtgaaaaaacagaaaaaaccGAAGAAGAAGATCAAGCACAACCAGACCACCAGTCGCCATTTATGCTCCTGGGTCTGGACAAGCGTACAAAGCAAGAGAGTCAATTTACATGGACTGGATCGGAGCAAAGTGTCTTCCGAGCTCTCTACAAAGCATTCCCCGGTAACCCATGTGCTCTCGCTCAAATAATGTTAACCAAAACTTGCAAAGAGGTTTACGAATTCGCGCAAAAAGAGGCTCACGACATTCCAGCAGTGGAGAGTCTTAAAGATTACACTCCACCGCgcaagaagaagaagaagcaCCGTCTCTGGTCAATGCACTGCAGGAAAATCCAGCTGAAGAAAGATTCGGGTGCGAACCACGTTCACAACTTTGCACCTTGCGACCATCCCGGTAGACCTTGTGACAACTCGTGTCCTTGCATCCAAGCCCAGAATTTCTGCGAGAAATTCTGCCAGTGCTCCACAGAGTGCCAGAACAGATTCCCCGGCTGTCGCTGCAAAGCGCAGTGTAATACCAAGCAGTGTCCTTGCTATCTTGCTGTGCGAGAGTGTGATCCTGATTTGTGTCAGACTTGCGGAGCTGATCAGTTCCAAGTCACTCAGATATCCTGCAAAAATGTCAGCGTCCAGCGTGGACTCCACAAGCATCTTTTGATGGCGCCGTCGGATGTCGCAGGCTGGGGAATTTTCCTCAAGGAGTCGGCTGTTAAGAATGAATTTATCTCGGAGTATTGCGGAGAAATTATCAGTCAGGATGAAGCTGATAGAAGGGGAAAGGTCTACGATAAATATATGTGCAGTTTTCTCTTCAATCTTAATAAtg attttgtGGTGGATGCAACGCGCAAGGGCAACAAAATCAGGTTCGCTAATCACTCGATCAACCCCAACTGCTACGCGAAGGTAATGATGGTCAACGGTGACCACAGGATTGGAATTTTCGCCAAGCGGGCTATTCAACCCGGCGAAGAATTATTCTTCGACTACAG ATACGGACCAACCGAACAGCTTAAATTCGTCGGAATTGAACGAGAAATGGAATTcctgtaa
- the LOC123262913 gene encoding histone-lysine N-methyltransferase E(z) isoform X1, with amino-acid sequence MSKVKVTAEWKKRVRSEYMRLRQMKRYKRADEVKIAWNQNRKVMTDLLVTEQKRWADGKATWVTMQDVPAHVSCMKKAEVTSSESENQTCPVKIINAVTPIPTMYTWAPIQQNFMVEDETVLHNIPYMGDEILDQDGTFIEELIKNYDGKVHGDRESGFMDDSIFIDLVKALITYEKEDKEREPTRKVRDKEDKDKKEDARGDKTDTKDIKPVGRSPTMQIFNAISSMFPDKGSPVELKEKYIELTERSDPNVLPPECTPNIDGINAKSVPREQVMHSFHTLFCRRCFKYDCFLHPSREASPQGLQVCHPGPNLQKRKGPDLKPFSEPCGSECYMHLEGVKEKLAAQAADNKDDEGDDKRGPRKVRKQASVDSGNEASSEDSNDSNKYSQNGNCQVKISPTDFKQNVNHESEKTEKTEEEDQAQPDHQSPFMLLGLDKRTKQESQFTWTGSEQSVFRALYKAFPGNPCALAQIMLTKTCKEVYEFAQKEAHDIPAVESLKDYTPPRKKKKKHRLWSMHCRKIQLKKDSGANHVHNFAPCDHPGRPCDNSCPCIQAQNFCEKFCQCSTECQNRFPGCRCKAQCNTKQCPCYLAVRECDPDLCQTCGADQFQVTQISCKNVSVQRGLHKHLLMAPSDVAGWGIFLKESAVKNEFISEYCGEIISQDEADRRGKVYDKYMCSFLFNLNNDFVVDATRKGNKIRFANHSINPNCYAKVMMVNGDHRIGIFAKRAIQPGEELFFDYRYGPTEQLKFVGIEREMEFL; translated from the exons atgtcaaaagtaAAAGTTACTGCGGAATGGAAAAAAAGAGTGAGATCGGAATACATGAGACTCCGCCAAATGAAAAGATACAAGCGTGCTGATGAAGTGAAAATAGCATGGAATCAAAATCGCAAAGTTATGAcag atcTGCTGGTGACAGAGCAAAAGCGCTGGGCAGATGGCAAAGCAACGTGGGTGACCATGCAAGATGTCCCAGCTCACGTGTCCTGCATGAAAAAAGCCGAAGTGACGAGCTCTGAATCCGAAAACCAGACTTGTCCGGTTAAAATCATCAACGCAGTTACTCCCATTCCTACTATGTACACTTGGGCTCCAATCCAGCAGAATTTCATGGTGGAAGACGAAACCGTGCTGCATAATATTCCGTACATGGGCGACGAGATTCTTGACCAGGATGGGACGTTCATCGAagaacttattaaaaattatgacggcaag gttcACGGTGACAGAGAGTCAGGTTTTATGGACGACTCAATATTCATTGATCTCGTAAAAGCATTGATTACCTACGAAAAAGAGGACAAAGAACGCGAGCCAACACGCAAAGTTCGTGATAAAGAGGATAAAGATAAGAAAGAAGACGCTCGTGGGGATAAAACGGACACCAAGGATATAAAACCTGTAGGACGTTCTCCAACCATGCAAATTTTCAac gcCATCTCAAGCATGTTTCCTGACAAAGGAAGTCCAGTTGAGTTGAAGGAAAAATACATCGAATTAACCGAACGCTCAGATCCAAATGTACTTCCTCCAGAGTGTACTCCAAACATTGACGGTATCAATGCTAAGAGTGTACCAAGAGAACAAGTCATGCATTCATTCCACACGCTGTTTTGTCGCAGATGTTTTAAATATGATTGTTTCTTACATc CATCCAGGGAAGCATCACCGCAAG gcTTACAAGTTTGTCATCCGGGACCGAATCTGCAGAAGAGAAAGGGACCAGATTTGAAACCGTTCTCCGAGCCGTGTGGAAGCGAGTGTTATATGCATCTAGAGGGAGTGAAGGAAAAATTAGCGGCTCAGGCTGCTGATAATAAGGATGACGAAGGTGATGATAAACGCGGACCACGGAAGGTGAGGAAACAGGCGAGTGTTGATTCTGGCAATGAGGCTAGCAGTGAGGACAGCAATGACAGTAATAAGTACAGTCAGAATGGAAATTGTCAAG TTAAAATTTCGCCAACAGATTTCAAGCAAAATGTAAACCACGAATCtgaaaaaacagaaaaaaccGAAGAAGAAGATCAAGCACAACCAGACCACCAGTCGCCATTTATGCTCCTGGGTCTGGACAAGCGTACAAAGCAAGAGAGTCAATTTACATGGACTGGATCGGAGCAAAGTGTCTTCCGAGCTCTCTACAAAGCATTCCCCGGTAACCCATGTGCTCTCGCTCAAATAATGTTAACCAAAACTTGCAAAGAGGTTTACGAATTCGCGCAAAAAGAGGCTCACGACATTCCAGCAGTGGAGAGTCTTAAAGATTACACTCCACCGCgcaagaagaagaagaagcaCCGTCTCTGGTCAATGCACTGCAGGAAAATCCAGCTGAAGAAAGATTCGGGTGCGAACCACGTTCACAACTTTGCACCTTGCGACCATCCCGGTAGACCTTGTGACAACTCGTGTCCTTGCATCCAAGCCCAGAATTTCTGCGAGAAATTCTGCCAGTGCTCCACAGAGTGCCAGAACAGATTCCCCGGCTGTCGCTGCAAAGCGCAGTGTAATACCAAGCAGTGTCCTTGCTATCTTGCTGTGCGAGAGTGTGATCCTGATTTGTGTCAGACTTGCGGAGCTGATCAGTTCCAAGTCACTCAGATATCCTGCAAAAATGTCAGCGTCCAGCGTGGACTCCACAAGCATCTTTTGATGGCGCCGTCGGATGTCGCAGGCTGGGGAATTTTCCTCAAGGAGTCGGCTGTTAAGAATGAATTTATCTCGGAGTATTGCGGAGAAATTATCAGTCAGGATGAAGCTGATAGAAGGGGAAAGGTCTACGATAAATATATGTGCAGTTTTCTCTTCAATCTTAATAAtg attttgtGGTGGATGCAACGCGCAAGGGCAACAAAATCAGGTTCGCTAATCACTCGATCAACCCCAACTGCTACGCGAAGGTAATGATGGTCAACGGTGACCACAGGATTGGAATTTTCGCCAAGCGGGCTATTCAACCCGGCGAAGAATTATTCTTCGACTACAG ATACGGACCAACCGAACAGCTTAAATTCGTCGGAATTGAACGAGAAATGGAATTcctgtaa